The genomic window GGCCTGCTTTGTGCCGATCCGGAGGGGCATGGCGGCCTGATCCTGACGGAGACGGCGACTGCCGTCCTGAAAAGCCAGGAAGTCGTGCGTCTGCGCCGTGATCCGGCGGCGGAGGCCAAGGGGAAGGGCAAGGCTTCCTGGTCGGGCGGTAGCAGTTCGTCGAAGCCGAAGACATCCACCGCCGACCTGTCACCCGCCGACGATACGCTTTGGCACGCATTGAAGGCGCTGCGCCTGGAACTGGCGCGGGAGCAGGGGGTTCCACCCTATGTCATCTTCCATGACGCAACATTGATGGAAATGGTGCGGGAGAAGCCGACCGACCTGGACGAGTTGGGCACCCTGCAGGGCGTAGGTTCGCGCAAGCTAGAGCGTTATGGCGAATATTTCCTGGATGTGATCCTGACGCATTCATAAAGGTGCGGTAACGCCCAGTATCACTCCTCCCGCCAGCGATTGAGGTGACGTTCGATCGCATGGACCAGACCGTCTGCATCGCGGGCACGTATCATGGCCACCATGTCACCATGGTCACGGTTGGAGCGTTGGATGGCGGAATTGGCGCGCCAGCCGCGGACACCCGGCAGGCCGCGATGGCGCAGGGCCTTGATCTCTTCCATCATCACGCGGTTTCCACATATGGCATAAAGCCGGTCGTGGAACTTCGCATTGAGGGCGCGCAGCAGCGGCAGATCGGCATCTTCCATATTGGCGTCGAATTCCGCGACGATCTGGTCCAGTTCGGCCACATCATCATCGGTTGCTCGTTCCACCACGCGCCGGGCCGCCGCCACCTCCAGCACGGTGCGCGCCTCAATCAATTCTTCACGGTCCTGCTGCGACAGGCTTGCCACGCGGTATCCACGATTGGGGACATGTTCCAGAAGCTGACGTGTCTTAAGGTCAAGAAGGGCCATTCTGACATCGAAACGATGTGCATCATAATTCGTTTCGATGTCGGTTTGTTTTAGCCATTCCCCAGGCCGAAACACCCCACCCAGCAGGTCCGCTTCCAGCCGGCTGACAAGGCTGGCGGCCTCGGCTTCTTTGTCCCTGGAGGTTTCCT from Niveispirillum cyanobacteriorum includes these protein-coding regions:
- a CDS encoding GntR family transcriptional regulator, producing MATTKETSRDKEAEAASLVSRLEADLLGGVFRPGEWLKQTDIETNYDAHRFDVRMALLDLKTRQLLEHVPNRGYRVASLSQQDREELIEARTVLEVAAARRVVERATDDDVAELDQIVAEFDANMEDADLPLLRALNAKFHDRLYAICGNRVMMEEIKALRHRGLPGVRGWRANSAIQRSNRDHGDMVAMIRARDADGLVHAIERHLNRWREE